A single Ignavibacteriales bacterium DNA region contains:
- a CDS encoding T9SS type A sorting domain-containing protein has protein sequence MLNKLLLFIFVSSGVLFPQTIIIDDFETGLGRFNLATTFSGSTVGILPSAPTLDSSFAAVSGTKFIKVQLIDNPADTLNWFVRFLSGTGSPANNLVLNDTGFVGYWIKTDRPYLSASLIIDDLNASGSGVGTNEIAVPIPVIGDGGWYLYSWDMTDTNSWDPFISSGNGMIQDPVTIDAIVFRAPYPANHNDTATIYLDKVSFNATEPLPVELVSFMATSEQNEVWLKWITVSELNNRGFEIERKSAAGSSWEKIGFVEGRGTVQGMTGYTFTDRPSVPGTYHYRLKQVDFSGEFEYSQTAEVLFAGLPSEYSLGQNYPNPFNPGTKISYYLPEKGLVNLSVFNMLGQKVVEIMSGLQEAGEHTIDFNADGLNSGVYIYTLQVNGRSFSQKMTLLK, from the coding sequence ATGCTTAATAAATTACTTCTCTTTATTTTCGTTTCTTCCGGAGTGTTATTCCCACAGACGATAATCATTGATGATTTTGAAACGGGCCTTGGAAGATTTAATCTGGCGACCACCTTTTCCGGATCCACCGTTGGAATTTTACCTTCTGCCCCAACACTCGATTCCTCCTTTGCTGCGGTAAGCGGCACTAAATTCATTAAAGTTCAGCTTATTGATAACCCCGCAGATACCCTTAACTGGTTTGTCCGCTTTCTTTCAGGCACGGGAAGCCCGGCTAATAATCTGGTTCTGAATGACACCGGTTTTGTTGGCTACTGGATTAAGACGGATCGTCCGTATCTTTCAGCTTCGCTGATCATTGATGACCTTAACGCAAGCGGAAGCGGCGTTGGCACCAATGAAATTGCCGTTCCGATTCCTGTTATCGGTGACGGCGGATGGTATCTCTACTCATGGGATATGACCGACACCAACAGCTGGGATCCGTTTATTTCTTCCGGCAACGGGATGATTCAGGATCCTGTCACCATTGATGCTATTGTCTTCAGAGCCCCGTATCCGGCTAATCATAACGATACTGCAACTATTTATCTTGATAAAGTAAGCTTCAACGCAACAGAACCGCTTCCGGTTGAACTGGTATCATTTATGGCCACCTCAGAGCAGAATGAAGTCTGGCTGAAATGGATTACCGTATCAGAGCTGAATAACCGCGGATTTGAAATTGAGCGGAAATCAGCAGCCGGCTCCTCATGGGAGAAAATCGGATTTGTTGAAGGGCGCGGTACCGTGCAGGGCATGACCGGATATACCTTTACCGACAGGCCTTCGGTTCCCGGTACATATCACTACCGCCTGAAACAGGTTGATTTCTCTGGTGAGTTTGAGTATTCACAGACCGCTGAGGTTCTTTTTGCAGGACTGCCGTCAGAGTATTCACTCGGTCAGAATTATCCGAATCCCTTTAACCCCGGCACCAAAATTTCTTATTATTTGCCGGAAAAAGGTTTGGTAAATTTGTCTGTGTTTAATATGTTAGGCCAGAAGGTTGTTGAAATTATGTCAGGCCTTCAGGAAGCAGGCGAGCACACGATTGACTTTAATGCTGATGGATTAAACAGCGGTGTTTATATCTACACGCTTCAGGTTAACGGACGCAGCTTCTCGCAAAAAATGACCCTCCTAAAATAA
- a CDS encoding NRDE family protein produces the protein MCLIVFAYKTLPGQKLLLAANRDEFYNRPAEPARQRGDILCGIDLKGGGTWLGITRSGRFAALTNYRDLKNIRPDAPSRGALVMDFLRGSMSAAEYTLQLTGKSAQYNGFNLLVMDNHEMLCYSNITDKAILLSPGIYGLSNALLDTPWRKNLTAKQGLAELISRGETDEEHLLKLMQDETHAPDDELPDTGAGFALEKILSPVFIKSPGYGTRCTTILKISDEGIYQFTEVSYDEKGKTMNNLR, from the coding sequence ATGTGTCTTATAGTTTTTGCGTACAAAACCCTCCCCGGGCAGAAATTGCTGCTTGCTGCCAACCGGGATGAATTCTATAACCGTCCGGCAGAACCGGCACGGCAGCGGGGTGATATCCTCTGCGGAATTGATCTTAAAGGCGGGGGCACCTGGCTTGGCATCACCCGTTCGGGCAGATTTGCTGCGCTCACCAATTACCGTGATCTGAAGAACATCAGGCCGGATGCTCCCAGCCGCGGGGCACTGGTCATGGATTTTCTGCGGGGTAGTATGTCCGCCGCGGAATATACTCTGCAGCTAACCGGAAAGAGCGCACAGTATAACGGGTTTAATCTTCTGGTAATGGATAACCATGAGATGCTCTGCTACTCAAATATCACCGATAAAGCCATCCTGCTTTCGCCCGGTATATACGGGCTGAGCAACGCGCTGCTGGACACGCCCTGGCGCAAAAATCTGACGGCAAAGCAGGGGCTTGCAGAACTGATATCCCGCGGTGAAACCGATGAGGAGCATCTGCTGAAGCTTATGCAGGATGAAACACATGCTCCCGATGATGAACTGCCTGATACGGGTGCCGGCTTTGCGCTGGAAAAAATACTTTCACCGGTATTTATAAAAAGTCCGGGCTACGGAACCCGCTGCACAACCATTCTTAAGATATCAGATGAGGGTATATATCAGTTTACCGAGGTGAGCTATGATGAGAAAGGGAAGACAATGAACAATTTACGATGA
- a CDS encoding response regulator encodes MKKILVIEDDSGIREGICQILETEGFMVESAPDGNSGVEKAISLQPDIILCDVVMPGMDGYEVISRLRENTLTDTIPFVFLTGKSEPDDIRRGMNLGADDYLYKPFSADELLSAIQLRLKKNEALRQRSEMRMNALRDSIGFSMPHELNTPLAAILGFAETIKSDHALLSHDDISEMAGYIIDSAARLRETIKKFLMFTHLQILAENDEEKQRLRGRTCPISKSTIESMVKSCSKKYIREKDLSVEADSAEIALQYDYLLMMITELTDNAFKFSRPGQKVLITGRKDEDIYHLTIRDSGIGMSAEQIASVGAFVQFNRSRQEQQGSGLGLASVHLCADIFAAGISISPAEKQGLNVTLNLKISPPQEF; translated from the coding sequence ATGAAAAAAATACTCGTTATTGAAGATGATTCCGGTATCAGGGAGGGTATCTGCCAGATACTGGAAACGGAGGGTTTCATGGTGGAATCAGCTCCGGACGGTAACTCCGGTGTAGAAAAAGCAATCTCACTTCAGCCCGATATTATCCTCTGTGATGTGGTAATGCCGGGTATGGACGGCTATGAGGTTATCAGCCGCCTCAGGGAAAATACCCTTACCGATACTATTCCCTTTGTCTTTCTCACAGGAAAATCAGAGCCGGATGATATCCGGCGCGGTATGAATCTTGGCGCGGATGATTATCTCTATAAACCATTTTCGGCTGACGAACTTCTTTCCGCTATTCAGCTGCGACTTAAAAAGAACGAGGCGCTCCGGCAGCGCAGCGAAATGAGGATGAATGCCCTGCGGGATAGTATCGGGTTCAGTATGCCTCATGAACTGAATACTCCCCTTGCCGCAATTCTCGGATTCGCCGAGACCATCAAATCTGACCACGCTCTGCTCTCGCATGATGATATAAGCGAGATGGCAGGATATATCATTGACTCAGCCGCCCGGCTGCGTGAAACAATAAAAAAATTCCTGATGTTCACCCATCTGCAGATTCTTGCCGAAAACGATGAGGAAAAACAGCGCCTCCGCGGCCGCACCTGCCCTATCAGCAAAAGCACGATTGAGAGTATGGTAAAAAGCTGCAGCAAGAAATATATACGCGAGAAGGATCTTTCCGTTGAGGCAGACTCAGCCGAAATAGCACTGCAGTATGACTATCTCCTGATGATGATTACGGAGCTCACGGATAACGCATTTAAATTTTCACGCCCTGGGCAGAAGGTTCTCATCACCGGCAGAAAAGATGAAGATATATATCACCTGACCATACGTGACTCCGGCATCGGCATGTCAGCCGAGCAGATTGCCTCCGTAGGCGCTTTTGTGCAGTTTAACCGGAGCCGTCAGGAGCAGCAGGGAAGCGGACTGGGGCTGGCAAGTGTGCACCTCTGTGCTGATATCTTTGCCGCGGGGATAAGCATCTCCCCCGCTGAAAAACAGGGTCTTAACGTAACCCTGAATCTTAAAATCAGCCCGCCGCAGGAGTTTTAG
- a CDS encoding site-specific integrase, translating to MNVAKRLVHLRELSRKHGIHFQMYYRDSGGKRKFIVLPKGIVLTEKNKQYHREIRAKAELLRAQKERELLQGEYDIQIKQKNILFTPYMIKIGETKPNNRRNFIGAANLIEEHEPGIQIQSITAEFLQGFRKFLEERKLKENTIKTYLSKVRVTLRTALREKIIFKYPAEGFKVGKYEPKTIFLTEEEVKTLLRTPCKSEKVKGIFLFQLLTALRISDVRKLTRGDIQGDRIKFRQSKTKGLHEIVISPQIAELLKIEAGIIPLNKTEPLFDVPSMSYLNKILKQWGQAAGLSKVVTTHVARHTAATHLLSTGTDIKTVSGTLGHKDLTSTMVYIHAIDKEREKAANKLGELISV from the coding sequence ATGAATGTAGCAAAAAGACTTGTTCACCTGAGGGAGCTCTCCCGGAAACATGGGATTCATTTTCAGATGTACTATCGGGATAGCGGGGGGAAAAGAAAATTTATTGTGCTGCCGAAGGGGATTGTCCTGACAGAAAAGAATAAGCAATATCACAGAGAGATTAGAGCAAAAGCCGAACTTCTGAGAGCTCAAAAGGAAAGAGAGCTTCTTCAGGGGGAATACGATATTCAGATCAAACAGAAGAATATCCTCTTTACCCCTTACATGATTAAAATAGGGGAGACAAAACCTAATAACAGGCGGAACTTTATAGGAGCTGCAAACCTCATTGAGGAACATGAACCCGGAATCCAGATTCAAAGTATTACCGCTGAATTCCTTCAGGGGTTCCGGAAGTTTCTTGAAGAGAGGAAACTTAAAGAGAACACTATCAAAACATACCTCAGTAAGGTCAGAGTCACCCTCAGAACCGCTCTCAGGGAAAAGATCATTTTCAAATATCCGGCAGAGGGGTTCAAAGTTGGGAAGTATGAACCGAAAACAATTTTTCTGACAGAAGAAGAAGTTAAGACCTTACTGAGAACACCTTGCAAAAGTGAAAAGGTGAAAGGGATATTCCTTTTTCAGTTATTGACCGCCCTCAGAATATCCGATGTTAGAAAACTCACAAGGGGAGATATTCAGGGAGACCGGATAAAATTCCGGCAGAGTAAAACAAAAGGACTGCATGAAATTGTAATAAGCCCCCAGATAGCAGAACTACTCAAAATAGAAGCGGGAATCATTCCGCTAAACAAAACAGAACCCCTATTTGATGTACCCTCAATGAGCTACCTGAATAAGATTCTTAAACAATGGGGGCAAGCTGCCGGACTCTCAAAAGTTGTAACAACCCATGTAGCCAGGCACACCGCAGCAACACACCTCTTAAGCACCGGAACAGATATAAAAACGGTTTCGGGAACTTTGGGGCACAAAGATTTAACCTCTACAATGGTATATATCCATGCGATTGATAAAGAGAGAGAAAAAGCAGCAAACAAATTAGGAGAACTGATTTCAGTATGA
- a CDS encoding helix-turn-helix domain-containing protein, whose protein sequence is MNQMVTTTHLQEGYLGAEEAAEFLNISKSHLYKLTFKNRIPYYKPGGKLIYFKREELSEWVKRGRVKTLEELEAEVDSLPGKGKRK, encoded by the coding sequence ATGAATCAAATGGTAACAACAACCCACTTACAGGAAGGATATTTAGGAGCGGAAGAAGCTGCCGAATTCCTGAATATTTCAAAATCACACCTCTATAAACTGACATTCAAAAACCGGATTCCATACTACAAACCCGGCGGGAAGCTGATCTATTTCAAGAGAGAGGAACTTTCGGAATGGGTAAAAAGGGGAAGAGTAAAAACCCTTGAAGAACTTGAAGCGGAAGTTGACTCTCTACCGGGAAAGGGCAAGAGAAAATGA